From Monomorium pharaonis isolate MP-MQ-018 chromosome 9, ASM1337386v2, whole genome shotgun sequence, the proteins below share one genomic window:
- the LOC105832784 gene encoding putative E3 ubiquitin-protein ligase UNKL isoform X3: MKSDSKPLLTAQAEKANHYTYLKEFRVDQCPLFIQRKCTQHRPFTCFNWHFMNQRRRRPVRKRDRTFNYSADNYCTKYDETTGICPDGDECPFLHRTAGDTERRYHLRYYKTCMCVHDTDTRGFCVKNGPHCAFAHGNHDLRPPVYDIKEIQALENPDSDPNSSSNGPNILDKERNLMNEDPKWQDTNYVLSNYKTEPCKRPPRLCRQGYACPQYHNSKDKRRSPRKYKYRSTPCPNVKHGEEWGEPGNCEQGDACTYCHTRTEQQFHPEIYKSTKCNDVQQAGYCPRGVFCAFAHVDLLPTEEMSLARDMAVPIDCGANLADILSNALPPDKRSHEKDKPLSDSSNGSGEVSESASTSSLGSNSSHSKAPGAQLHNSNNTNNSGVNAAAQQKLTSILYNPSSLVQVNEIRKQMVAIDSDPLLTKAEKAQQKQSLYIAYNLNGTLGSHSLATTVSPLSNSFYSNDTVESVVGNALDELHLDDPLNLVDSIHRDTNSPISNSISAGLASSGLLGSSAPVNIPGMAERSVLTNFSPSTSSPLQQLQTGFLTGSRFSHQDSMESTLPFMNQISDPFSNHISQLSSSASKLSGFNSSLFDFANQGMSPSRTQPTLPASPLVNAFSISPSNTGSLSEVQRLRDELSSSRAQLATWDERINQARAACAAWQLESEEAKRKATIAEQQRDERMDFLQALKALRVENKASNSGPYLHSVRKISELRNLSIATLKSIQSQLRSDLEEVEKVLYRETATKCMVCEEQNRTVTLSCNHYVVCSTCAPNQRECPYCQTPVVSTS, from the exons ATGAAGTCCGACTCGAAACCTTTGTTGACAGCTCAGGCGGAGAAGGCGAACCATTACAC ATACTTGAAGGAGTTTCGCGTCGACCAGTGTCCCCTCTTTATCCAGCGAAAATGCACGCAGCACAGGCCGTTCACGTGCTTCAACTGGCACTTTATGAACCAGCGGAGACGCAGACCGGTCAGGAAGAGGGACCGCACCTTCAACTACAGCGCCGACAATTATTGCACCAAGTACGACGAGACGACTGGCATCTGCCCCGACGGGGACGA GTGTCCGTTTCTGCATCGTACCGCGGGCGACACGGAGAGGCGTTACCATCTACGCTACTACAAGACATGCATGTGCGTCCACGACACCGACACGCGTGGATTTTGCGTGAAGAATGGCCCGCATTGCGCGTTCGCGCACGGCAATCACGATCTGCGCCCACCCGTGTACGACATCAAGGAGATCCAGGCGCTGGAGAATCCAGACTCGGACCCAAACTCCTCGTCGAACGGGCCTAACATACTCGACAAAGAGCGCAACTTGATGAACGAGGACCCGAAGTGGCAGGACACGAACTACGTGTTGAGCAACTACAAGACGGAGCCGTGCAAGAGACCGCCGCGGCTCTGTCGGCAGGGTTACGCCTGTCCACAATATCACAACAGCAAGGATAAGCGGCGCAGCCCgcggaaatataaatatcg CTCGACGCCATGCCCGAACGTGAAACACGGCGAGGAATGGGGCGAGCCGGGAAACTGCGAGCAGGGAGACGCGTGTACGTACTGCCATACTCGTACGGAGCAGCAGTTTCATCCCGAAATCTACAAATCTACCAAGTGCAACGACGTGCAGCAGGCAGGCTACTGCCCGCGTGGCGTTTTCTGCGCCTTTGCGCATGTTGACC TGTTGCCAACAGAAGAAATGAGCCTGGCGAGGGATATGGCGGTACCTATAGATTGCGGGGCGAATCTGGCCGACATACTCAGCAACGCTCTTCCTCCTGACAAGCGCTCACACGAAAAAGACAAACCACTCAGCGACAGCAGC AATGGAAGCGGCGAGGTCTCGGAATCCGCCAGCACCAGCAGTTTAGGTAGCAACAGCTCGCACAGCAAGGCACCAGGCGCTCAACTGCATAATTCCAATAATACCAATAATTCTGGTGTAAATGCAGCTGCGCAGCAAAAACTTACAAGCATACTTTACAATCCCAGTTCTCTCGTACAAGTT AATGAAATTCGGAAGCAAATGGTCGCCATTGACAGTGACCCATTATTAACTAAAGCTGAAAAGGCCCAACAGAAACAGAGTCTCTACATCGCGTACAATTTGAATGGAACATTAGGTAGTCACTCATTAGCAACTACTGTTTCACCTCTTTCAAATTCGTTTTACTCAAATGATACTGTGGAATCTGTAGTAG GAAATGCATTAGATGAATTACATTTAGATGATCCATTAAATTTAGTCGATTCAATTCATAGGGATACAAATTCACCAATTAGCAATTCAATATCGGCAGGCCTAGCTAGCTCCGGTCTACTCGGTAGCTCGGCCCCGGTCAATATACCGGGCATGGCTGAACGGTCAGTTCTTACTAATTTCTCACCATCGACGTCGAGCCCACTTCAGCAATTACAGACTGGTTTTCTTACCGGATCGAGATTCTCTCATCAAGATTCCATGGAATCC ACATTGCCATTTATGAATCAGATATCAGATCCATTTAGTAATCACATTTCGCAACTTAGCAGCTCGGCTTCTAAGCTTAGTGGATTCAATAGTAGTTTATTCGATTTCGCGAACCAAGGAATGTCACCGTCGCGTACGCAACCTACTCTACCAGCATCTCCATTGGTCAATGCATTTTCCATTAGTCCAAGTAACACAGGATCGTTGTCTGAG GTACAAAGGCTTAGAGACGAATTGTCCTCGAGCCGCGCTCAATTGGCGACATGGGACGAGCGTATTAATCAAGCGCGCGCTGCTTGCGCGGCGTGGCAATTGGAAAGTGAGGAAGCGAAGAGAAAAGCGACTATCGCTGAACAGCAAAGGGACGAG AGAATGGATTTTTTGCAGGCTTTGAAAGCACTCAGGGTCGAGAATAAGGCGTCCAACAGTGGCCCGTATCTTCATTCAGTGAGAAAAATAAGCGAACTCAGAAATCTATCGATAGCCACCTTAAAATCAATTCAGTCGCAATTGCGTTCGGATCTTGAAGAGGtggaaaag GTACTGTACAGAGAAACGGCAACAAAGTGCATGGTTTGTGAGGAACAGAATCGTACGGTTACTCTATCCTGCAATCATTATGTGGTTTGCTCGACATGCGCTCCGAATCAACGCGAGTGCCCTTATTGTCAAACTCCAGTTGTTTCAACAAGTTAG
- the LOC105832784 gene encoding putative E3 ubiquitin-protein ligase UNKL isoform X1 — MKSDSKPLLTAQAEKANHYTYLKEFRVDQCPLFIQRKCTQHRPFTCFNWHFMNQRRRRPVRKRDRTFNYSADNYCTKYDETTGICPDGDECPFLHRTAGDTERRYHLRYYKTCMCVHDTDTRGFCVKNGPHCAFAHGNHDLRPPVYDIKEIQALENPDSDPNSSSNGPNILDKERNLMNEDPKWQDTNYVLSNYKTEPCKRPPRLCRQGYACPQYHNSKDKRRSPRKYKYRSTPCPNVKHGEEWGEPGNCEQGDACTYCHTRTEQQFHPEIYKSTKCNDVQQAGYCPRGVFCAFAHVDRECTLINQEMSLARDMAVPIDCGANLADILSNALPPDKRSHEKDKPLSDSSNGSGEVSESASTSSLGSNSSHSKAPGAQLHNSNNTNNSGVNAAAQQKLTSILYNPSSLVQVNEIRKQMVAIDSDPLLTKAEKAQQKQSLYIAYNLNGTLGSHSLATTVSPLSNSFYSNDTVESVVGNALDELHLDDPLNLVDSIHRDTNSPISNSISAGLASSGLLGSSAPVNIPGMAERSVLTNFSPSTSSPLQQLQTGFLTGSRFSHQDSMESTLPFMNQISDPFSNHISQLSSSASKLSGFNSSLFDFANQGMSPSRTQPTLPASPLVNAFSISPSNTGSLSEVQRLRDELSSSRAQLATWDERINQARAACAAWQLESEEAKRKATIAEQQRDERMDFLQALKALRVENKASNSGPYLHSVRKISELRNLSIATLKSIQSQLRSDLEEVEKVLYRETATKCMVCEEQNRTVTLSCNHYVVCSTCAPNQRECPYCQTPVVSTS; from the exons ATGAAGTCCGACTCGAAACCTTTGTTGACAGCTCAGGCGGAGAAGGCGAACCATTACAC ATACTTGAAGGAGTTTCGCGTCGACCAGTGTCCCCTCTTTATCCAGCGAAAATGCACGCAGCACAGGCCGTTCACGTGCTTCAACTGGCACTTTATGAACCAGCGGAGACGCAGACCGGTCAGGAAGAGGGACCGCACCTTCAACTACAGCGCCGACAATTATTGCACCAAGTACGACGAGACGACTGGCATCTGCCCCGACGGGGACGA GTGTCCGTTTCTGCATCGTACCGCGGGCGACACGGAGAGGCGTTACCATCTACGCTACTACAAGACATGCATGTGCGTCCACGACACCGACACGCGTGGATTTTGCGTGAAGAATGGCCCGCATTGCGCGTTCGCGCACGGCAATCACGATCTGCGCCCACCCGTGTACGACATCAAGGAGATCCAGGCGCTGGAGAATCCAGACTCGGACCCAAACTCCTCGTCGAACGGGCCTAACATACTCGACAAAGAGCGCAACTTGATGAACGAGGACCCGAAGTGGCAGGACACGAACTACGTGTTGAGCAACTACAAGACGGAGCCGTGCAAGAGACCGCCGCGGCTCTGTCGGCAGGGTTACGCCTGTCCACAATATCACAACAGCAAGGATAAGCGGCGCAGCCCgcggaaatataaatatcg CTCGACGCCATGCCCGAACGTGAAACACGGCGAGGAATGGGGCGAGCCGGGAAACTGCGAGCAGGGAGACGCGTGTACGTACTGCCATACTCGTACGGAGCAGCAGTTTCATCCCGAAATCTACAAATCTACCAAGTGCAACGACGTGCAGCAGGCAGGCTACTGCCCGCGTGGCGTTTTCTGCGCCTTTGCGCATGTTGACCGTGAGTGTACACTCATCAATC AAGAAATGAGCCTGGCGAGGGATATGGCGGTACCTATAGATTGCGGGGCGAATCTGGCCGACATACTCAGCAACGCTCTTCCTCCTGACAAGCGCTCACACGAAAAAGACAAACCACTCAGCGACAGCAGC AATGGAAGCGGCGAGGTCTCGGAATCCGCCAGCACCAGCAGTTTAGGTAGCAACAGCTCGCACAGCAAGGCACCAGGCGCTCAACTGCATAATTCCAATAATACCAATAATTCTGGTGTAAATGCAGCTGCGCAGCAAAAACTTACAAGCATACTTTACAATCCCAGTTCTCTCGTACAAGTT AATGAAATTCGGAAGCAAATGGTCGCCATTGACAGTGACCCATTATTAACTAAAGCTGAAAAGGCCCAACAGAAACAGAGTCTCTACATCGCGTACAATTTGAATGGAACATTAGGTAGTCACTCATTAGCAACTACTGTTTCACCTCTTTCAAATTCGTTTTACTCAAATGATACTGTGGAATCTGTAGTAG GAAATGCATTAGATGAATTACATTTAGATGATCCATTAAATTTAGTCGATTCAATTCATAGGGATACAAATTCACCAATTAGCAATTCAATATCGGCAGGCCTAGCTAGCTCCGGTCTACTCGGTAGCTCGGCCCCGGTCAATATACCGGGCATGGCTGAACGGTCAGTTCTTACTAATTTCTCACCATCGACGTCGAGCCCACTTCAGCAATTACAGACTGGTTTTCTTACCGGATCGAGATTCTCTCATCAAGATTCCATGGAATCC ACATTGCCATTTATGAATCAGATATCAGATCCATTTAGTAATCACATTTCGCAACTTAGCAGCTCGGCTTCTAAGCTTAGTGGATTCAATAGTAGTTTATTCGATTTCGCGAACCAAGGAATGTCACCGTCGCGTACGCAACCTACTCTACCAGCATCTCCATTGGTCAATGCATTTTCCATTAGTCCAAGTAACACAGGATCGTTGTCTGAG GTACAAAGGCTTAGAGACGAATTGTCCTCGAGCCGCGCTCAATTGGCGACATGGGACGAGCGTATTAATCAAGCGCGCGCTGCTTGCGCGGCGTGGCAATTGGAAAGTGAGGAAGCGAAGAGAAAAGCGACTATCGCTGAACAGCAAAGGGACGAG AGAATGGATTTTTTGCAGGCTTTGAAAGCACTCAGGGTCGAGAATAAGGCGTCCAACAGTGGCCCGTATCTTCATTCAGTGAGAAAAATAAGCGAACTCAGAAATCTATCGATAGCCACCTTAAAATCAATTCAGTCGCAATTGCGTTCGGATCTTGAAGAGGtggaaaag GTACTGTACAGAGAAACGGCAACAAAGTGCATGGTTTGTGAGGAACAGAATCGTACGGTTACTCTATCCTGCAATCATTATGTGGTTTGCTCGACATGCGCTCCGAATCAACGCGAGTGCCCTTATTGTCAAACTCCAGTTGTTTCAACAAGTTAG
- the LOC105832784 gene encoding RING finger protein unkempt isoform X8, which translates to MKSDSKPLLTAQAEKANHYTYLKEFRVDQCPLFIQRKCTQHRPFTCFNWHFMNQRRRRPVRKRDRTFNYSADNYCTKYDETTGICPDGDECPFLHRTAGDTERRYHLRYYKTCMCVHDTDTRGFCVKNGPHCAFAHGNHDLRPPVYDIKEIQALENPDSDPNSSSNGPNILDKERNLMNEDPKWQDTNYVLSNYKTEPCKRPPRLCRQGYACPQYHNSKDKRRSPRKYKYRSTPCPNVKHGEEWGEPGNCEQGDACTYCHTRTEQQFHPEIYKSTKCNDVQQAGYCPRGVFCAFAHVDQEMSLARDMAVPIDCGANLADILSNALPPDKRSHEKDKPLSDSSNGSGEVSESASTSSLGSNSSHSKAPGAQLHNSNNTNNSGVNAAAQQKLTSILYNPSSLVQVNEIRKQMVAIDSDPLLTKAEKAQQKQSLYIAYNLNGTLGSHSLATTVSPLSNSFYSNDTVESVVGNALDELHLDDPLNLVDSIHRDTNSPISNSISAGLASSGLLGSSAPVNIPGMAERSVLTNFSPSTSSPLQQLQTGFLTGSRFSHQDSMESTLPFMNQISDPFSNHISQLSSSASKLSGFNSSLFDFANQGMSPSRTQPTLPASPLVNAFSISPSNTGSLSEVQRLRDELSSSRAQLATWDERINQARAACAAWQLESEEAKRKATIAEQQRDEALKALRVENKASNSGPYLHSVRKISELRNLSIATLKSIQSQLRSDLEEVEKVLYRETATKCMVCEEQNRTVTLSCNHYVVCSTCAPNQRECPYCQTPVVSTS; encoded by the exons ATGAAGTCCGACTCGAAACCTTTGTTGACAGCTCAGGCGGAGAAGGCGAACCATTACAC ATACTTGAAGGAGTTTCGCGTCGACCAGTGTCCCCTCTTTATCCAGCGAAAATGCACGCAGCACAGGCCGTTCACGTGCTTCAACTGGCACTTTATGAACCAGCGGAGACGCAGACCGGTCAGGAAGAGGGACCGCACCTTCAACTACAGCGCCGACAATTATTGCACCAAGTACGACGAGACGACTGGCATCTGCCCCGACGGGGACGA GTGTCCGTTTCTGCATCGTACCGCGGGCGACACGGAGAGGCGTTACCATCTACGCTACTACAAGACATGCATGTGCGTCCACGACACCGACACGCGTGGATTTTGCGTGAAGAATGGCCCGCATTGCGCGTTCGCGCACGGCAATCACGATCTGCGCCCACCCGTGTACGACATCAAGGAGATCCAGGCGCTGGAGAATCCAGACTCGGACCCAAACTCCTCGTCGAACGGGCCTAACATACTCGACAAAGAGCGCAACTTGATGAACGAGGACCCGAAGTGGCAGGACACGAACTACGTGTTGAGCAACTACAAGACGGAGCCGTGCAAGAGACCGCCGCGGCTCTGTCGGCAGGGTTACGCCTGTCCACAATATCACAACAGCAAGGATAAGCGGCGCAGCCCgcggaaatataaatatcg CTCGACGCCATGCCCGAACGTGAAACACGGCGAGGAATGGGGCGAGCCGGGAAACTGCGAGCAGGGAGACGCGTGTACGTACTGCCATACTCGTACGGAGCAGCAGTTTCATCCCGAAATCTACAAATCTACCAAGTGCAACGACGTGCAGCAGGCAGGCTACTGCCCGCGTGGCGTTTTCTGCGCCTTTGCGCATGTTGACC AAGAAATGAGCCTGGCGAGGGATATGGCGGTACCTATAGATTGCGGGGCGAATCTGGCCGACATACTCAGCAACGCTCTTCCTCCTGACAAGCGCTCACACGAAAAAGACAAACCACTCAGCGACAGCAGC AATGGAAGCGGCGAGGTCTCGGAATCCGCCAGCACCAGCAGTTTAGGTAGCAACAGCTCGCACAGCAAGGCACCAGGCGCTCAACTGCATAATTCCAATAATACCAATAATTCTGGTGTAAATGCAGCTGCGCAGCAAAAACTTACAAGCATACTTTACAATCCCAGTTCTCTCGTACAAGTT AATGAAATTCGGAAGCAAATGGTCGCCATTGACAGTGACCCATTATTAACTAAAGCTGAAAAGGCCCAACAGAAACAGAGTCTCTACATCGCGTACAATTTGAATGGAACATTAGGTAGTCACTCATTAGCAACTACTGTTTCACCTCTTTCAAATTCGTTTTACTCAAATGATACTGTGGAATCTGTAGTAG GAAATGCATTAGATGAATTACATTTAGATGATCCATTAAATTTAGTCGATTCAATTCATAGGGATACAAATTCACCAATTAGCAATTCAATATCGGCAGGCCTAGCTAGCTCCGGTCTACTCGGTAGCTCGGCCCCGGTCAATATACCGGGCATGGCTGAACGGTCAGTTCTTACTAATTTCTCACCATCGACGTCGAGCCCACTTCAGCAATTACAGACTGGTTTTCTTACCGGATCGAGATTCTCTCATCAAGATTCCATGGAATCC ACATTGCCATTTATGAATCAGATATCAGATCCATTTAGTAATCACATTTCGCAACTTAGCAGCTCGGCTTCTAAGCTTAGTGGATTCAATAGTAGTTTATTCGATTTCGCGAACCAAGGAATGTCACCGTCGCGTACGCAACCTACTCTACCAGCATCTCCATTGGTCAATGCATTTTCCATTAGTCCAAGTAACACAGGATCGTTGTCTGAG GTACAAAGGCTTAGAGACGAATTGTCCTCGAGCCGCGCTCAATTGGCGACATGGGACGAGCGTATTAATCAAGCGCGCGCTGCTTGCGCGGCGTGGCAATTGGAAAGTGAGGAAGCGAAGAGAAAAGCGACTATCGCTGAACAGCAAAGGGACGAG GCTTTGAAAGCACTCAGGGTCGAGAATAAGGCGTCCAACAGTGGCCCGTATCTTCATTCAGTGAGAAAAATAAGCGAACTCAGAAATCTATCGATAGCCACCTTAAAATCAATTCAGTCGCAATTGCGTTCGGATCTTGAAGAGGtggaaaag GTACTGTACAGAGAAACGGCAACAAAGTGCATGGTTTGTGAGGAACAGAATCGTACGGTTACTCTATCCTGCAATCATTATGTGGTTTGCTCGACATGCGCTCCGAATCAACGCGAGTGCCCTTATTGTCAAACTCCAGTTGTTTCAACAAGTTAG
- the LOC105832784 gene encoding RING finger protein unkempt homolog isoform X7, with protein MKSDSKPLLTAQAEKANHYTYLKEFRVDQCPLFIQRKCTQHRPFTCFNWHFMNQRRRRPVRKRDRTFNYSADNYCTKYDETTGICPDGDECPFLHRTAGDTERRYHLRYYKTCMCVHDTDTRGFCVKNGPHCAFAHGNHDLRPPVYDIKEIQALENPDSDPNSSSNGPNILDKERNLMNEDPKWQDTNYVLSNYKTEPCKRPPRLCRQGYACPQYHNSKDKRRSPRKYKYRSTPCPNVKHGEEWGEPGNCEQGDACTYCHTRTEQQFHPEIYKSTKCNDVQQAGYCPRGVFCAFAHVDLLPTEEMSLARDMAVPIDCGANLADILSNALPPDKRSHEKDKPLSDSSNGSGEVSESASTSSLGSNSSHSKAPGAQLHNSNNTNNSGVNAAAQQKLTSILYNPSSLVQVNEIRKQMVAIDSDPLLTKAEKAQQKQSLYIAYNLNGTLGSHSLATTVSPLSNSFYSNDTVESVVGNALDELHLDDPLNLVDSIHRDTNSPISNSISAGLASSGLLGSSAPVNIPGMAERSVLTNFSPSTSSPLQQLQTGFLTGSRFSHQDSMESTLPFMNQISDPFSNHISQLSSSASKLSGFNSSLFDFANQGMSPSRTQPTLPASPLVNAFSISPSNTGSLSEVQRLRDELSSSRAQLATWDERINQARAACAAWQLESEEAKRKATIAEQQRDEALKALRVENKASNSGPYLHSVRKISELRNLSIATLKSIQSQLRSDLEEVEKVLYRETATKCMVCEEQNRTVTLSCNHYVVCSTCAPNQRECPYCQTPVVSTS; from the exons ATGAAGTCCGACTCGAAACCTTTGTTGACAGCTCAGGCGGAGAAGGCGAACCATTACAC ATACTTGAAGGAGTTTCGCGTCGACCAGTGTCCCCTCTTTATCCAGCGAAAATGCACGCAGCACAGGCCGTTCACGTGCTTCAACTGGCACTTTATGAACCAGCGGAGACGCAGACCGGTCAGGAAGAGGGACCGCACCTTCAACTACAGCGCCGACAATTATTGCACCAAGTACGACGAGACGACTGGCATCTGCCCCGACGGGGACGA GTGTCCGTTTCTGCATCGTACCGCGGGCGACACGGAGAGGCGTTACCATCTACGCTACTACAAGACATGCATGTGCGTCCACGACACCGACACGCGTGGATTTTGCGTGAAGAATGGCCCGCATTGCGCGTTCGCGCACGGCAATCACGATCTGCGCCCACCCGTGTACGACATCAAGGAGATCCAGGCGCTGGAGAATCCAGACTCGGACCCAAACTCCTCGTCGAACGGGCCTAACATACTCGACAAAGAGCGCAACTTGATGAACGAGGACCCGAAGTGGCAGGACACGAACTACGTGTTGAGCAACTACAAGACGGAGCCGTGCAAGAGACCGCCGCGGCTCTGTCGGCAGGGTTACGCCTGTCCACAATATCACAACAGCAAGGATAAGCGGCGCAGCCCgcggaaatataaatatcg CTCGACGCCATGCCCGAACGTGAAACACGGCGAGGAATGGGGCGAGCCGGGAAACTGCGAGCAGGGAGACGCGTGTACGTACTGCCATACTCGTACGGAGCAGCAGTTTCATCCCGAAATCTACAAATCTACCAAGTGCAACGACGTGCAGCAGGCAGGCTACTGCCCGCGTGGCGTTTTCTGCGCCTTTGCGCATGTTGACC TGTTGCCAACAGAAGAAATGAGCCTGGCGAGGGATATGGCGGTACCTATAGATTGCGGGGCGAATCTGGCCGACATACTCAGCAACGCTCTTCCTCCTGACAAGCGCTCACACGAAAAAGACAAACCACTCAGCGACAGCAGC AATGGAAGCGGCGAGGTCTCGGAATCCGCCAGCACCAGCAGTTTAGGTAGCAACAGCTCGCACAGCAAGGCACCAGGCGCTCAACTGCATAATTCCAATAATACCAATAATTCTGGTGTAAATGCAGCTGCGCAGCAAAAACTTACAAGCATACTTTACAATCCCAGTTCTCTCGTACAAGTT AATGAAATTCGGAAGCAAATGGTCGCCATTGACAGTGACCCATTATTAACTAAAGCTGAAAAGGCCCAACAGAAACAGAGTCTCTACATCGCGTACAATTTGAATGGAACATTAGGTAGTCACTCATTAGCAACTACTGTTTCACCTCTTTCAAATTCGTTTTACTCAAATGATACTGTGGAATCTGTAGTAG GAAATGCATTAGATGAATTACATTTAGATGATCCATTAAATTTAGTCGATTCAATTCATAGGGATACAAATTCACCAATTAGCAATTCAATATCGGCAGGCCTAGCTAGCTCCGGTCTACTCGGTAGCTCGGCCCCGGTCAATATACCGGGCATGGCTGAACGGTCAGTTCTTACTAATTTCTCACCATCGACGTCGAGCCCACTTCAGCAATTACAGACTGGTTTTCTTACCGGATCGAGATTCTCTCATCAAGATTCCATGGAATCC ACATTGCCATTTATGAATCAGATATCAGATCCATTTAGTAATCACATTTCGCAACTTAGCAGCTCGGCTTCTAAGCTTAGTGGATTCAATAGTAGTTTATTCGATTTCGCGAACCAAGGAATGTCACCGTCGCGTACGCAACCTACTCTACCAGCATCTCCATTGGTCAATGCATTTTCCATTAGTCCAAGTAACACAGGATCGTTGTCTGAG GTACAAAGGCTTAGAGACGAATTGTCCTCGAGCCGCGCTCAATTGGCGACATGGGACGAGCGTATTAATCAAGCGCGCGCTGCTTGCGCGGCGTGGCAATTGGAAAGTGAGGAAGCGAAGAGAAAAGCGACTATCGCTGAACAGCAAAGGGACGAG GCTTTGAAAGCACTCAGGGTCGAGAATAAGGCGTCCAACAGTGGCCCGTATCTTCATTCAGTGAGAAAAATAAGCGAACTCAGAAATCTATCGATAGCCACCTTAAAATCAATTCAGTCGCAATTGCGTTCGGATCTTGAAGAGGtggaaaag GTACTGTACAGAGAAACGGCAACAAAGTGCATGGTTTGTGAGGAACAGAATCGTACGGTTACTCTATCCTGCAATCATTATGTGGTTTGCTCGACATGCGCTCCGAATCAACGCGAGTGCCCTTATTGTCAAACTCCAGTTGTTTCAACAAGTTAG